A single window of Dermacentor albipictus isolate Rhodes 1998 colony chromosome 1, USDA_Dalb.pri_finalv2, whole genome shotgun sequence DNA harbors:
- the LOC135903088 gene encoding uncharacterized protein: MPKNQNTLPCNLDKKTRTTQDVHFSAPSQLPEVTRTQAISGTRLYHCSAAEIASTSGFATAVSQHVGDNAYEIIGPDDESSQGANHISVAEVSPIPPEVTMTGGTAAIDTETTMSTAAATVYEASSSVSASAAVSEGTAPGLVEQHVCYHCDFFCSAFAQHTKAFHHDCEPVFLCSKCETKLGVITQYKHHFKICKHITVVASPASPHSDNNVEHMVGHTSSPLEDSRDCQCCC, translated from the exons atgccaaaaaatcaaaatacattgccatgcaatttggacaagaaaacta ggacaacccaggacgtgcatttctcagcacccagtcaactgccagaagtgactcgaacacaggccatca gtggcactcggctgtaccactgcagtgctgcggaaattgccagcaccagcggctttgcaacagctgtttcacagcatgtcg gagacaatgcctacgaaattattggccctgatgacgagagctcTCAAGGGGCAAAccacatctctgttgcagaagtgagcccgataccacctgaagttaccatgacaggtggcacggcagcaatagatacagagacgaccatgtctactgcagctgcaacagtgtacgaggcaagcagcagtgtgtcagcatcagcagcagtgtcagaaggaaccgcaccaggcctggtagagcaacatgtgtgctatcactgtgactttttttgtagtgcatttgctcaacatacaaaagcttttcaccatgactgtgagccagtgttcttgtgcagcaagtgcgagactaagttaggtgttataacacagtacaagcatcactttaaaatatgcaaacatattacagttgttgcctccccagccagcccacatagcgacaacaacgtggaacacatggtgggacacacctcttccccattagaagatagtagagactgtcagtgttgttgctag